From Brachyspira hampsonii:
TATTAGGATTATTACCTATGATTTTTGAAATAGGCAGCGGAAGTGAAATGTACAGACCTTTGGCTATAGCAGTTTGCGGAGGACTTATCTTTTCTACTATGTTTACTCTTATAATAATACCTTCTGTTTACTCTAGTTTTAGAAATAGATTCAATATAAAGATAAGAAACGATTAATAATATACTTATAGTGTTTTAAACGAGTTTAATTTATTATATTTATGAATTTCTTCTCATTCCCCGCCCTTTAAACTTTACAGCTATATTTGAAGTAAATAATTTTCTTTATATTTAAAAACTTAAACTGTCAAAGCATGCCCGCCCAAGTTCTTTTTAAATTTGAGAACTTTTATAGCACGCGGTAAAAGAAATTTAAATTTATAGTATGAATTATAATTATTGACTAGCCTTTTTTTACTGCAAGTTTAACGCGTGTAAAATAAATTTTATCTAATCAATATTATCAACTTTTTTGATTGCTTACAAATCTGCAAAAATAAAATTTATTATAATTATAAATTTCTTCTCATTCCCCGCCCTTTAAACTTTACAGCTATATTTGAAGTAAATAATTTTCTTTATATTTAAAACTTTAAACTGTAAAAGCATGCCCGCCCAAGTTTTTTATATTTATAAATTACAGTTTTTATGTTAAAGTTTTGTATATTGTTAATGAACTAAGGGTATAACTGATGAACTATATAGGAAGCAAATTATCACTGTTGGATTTTTTATATGAATCTATAATGTCAGTAATAGACAGCAATTCTAATATATTCTGCGATTTGTTTGCAGGTACGGGTATTGTGGGAAGGTATTTTAAATCAAAAAATTTTTCTGTAATAGCCAATGATATACAGTATTACAGTTATGCTTTAAATAAACATTATATAGAAAACAGTAAATATTTAAATTTTGATGGTTTAAGCGAAGAAATAGAAAAATTAAAAGAATATGATATTAATAAAAAATATGTAATTGTATGTGAGTATTTAAATAATTTAGGTTATAAAGAAGGCTTCATTTATAATAATTATTCTTTGGGAGGTACGAAAGGCAAGGAGTTTGAAAGGATATACTTTTCAGATGAAAATGCTATGAAATGTGATGCTGTGAGAATGAAAATAGAAGAGTGGTTTAGTAATAAAAAAATCAAAGAAAATGAATATTATTTTCTTATTGCTAGTTTGCTGGAAAATATAGATAAATATGCCAATACGGCTTCAGTTTACGGAGCTTTTTTAAAAGAAATAAAAAAAACAGCTGGAAAAACTTTTAATTATTATCCTGCTGAATTTGTTATGAGCAATATAGATCATAAAGTGTATAATGAAGATGCCAATAAATTAATAGAAAATATTAAAACAGATATTTTGTATTTAGATCCTCCATATAATAGAAGACAATATTCTGATAATTATCATATACTCGAAACAATAGCCAAATATGATAATCCTAAAATAAAAGGAAAAACAGGACTTAGAGATGACAGAATAAAATCATTATACTGCAGTAGAAATGATGTTTATAATGCATTTGAAGAGCTAGTAAATAAAGCCAATACTAAATACATATTTTTAAGCTATAATAATGAAGGTTTATTATCATTGGAAGATATAAAGAAAATAATGTCTTATAAAGGTGAATATGGATTATTTAAAAAAGAATACAGTAGGTTTAAAGCAGATAATAAAAGATACAGTTCAGTTTCAAAAACGATTGAATATCTTCATTATGTCATAGTGAAATAATAAATATCTTGCAATATTATGTTTATTCATTATAATATATACTAAGAAACGGTAAATATATTTCACTTTATATCATATTTTACAGTTTTATTAATTTAGTTTATTTGAGAGGACATATATGGCGAGAGATGAAGATGATTTTATTTTTCAGAGATTAAGGCAAAATATACAAAGAAATTTCCCAAGAGAAGATGATGTAAATACTTATAATACAAATAATTATAATCAAAATAATTATAGTAATAAAGATAGTTATTCAAATGAAGACAGTTTAATAATTTTAGAAACTCAAAGAAATATAGATAAAATTACAGATTTCTCTCAAAAAATAGATGATCCGGAACTTACACCCGCATTGAAGGAAATGATAGGTATATTAAAAGAAATGGCTAATTATTCTAAGGTAAATAAAGAAGGTGAAAAAAAATTAGAAAAAATAAATGAATATCATCTCCCAACAGCTATAAAAATGCTTAATTCCTATATAGATTTCTGCAATTTTCCTGTAAAAAATGAAAATATTCAAAAAACGGCACAGGAAATAGAAGATGTCATAATAAAATTAAATGAAGCATTGAAAAAAATGCTTGTAGAGATGAATCAGAATAAATTAATCGATATAAACAGCGATATAGATGTATTAAAAAACATGCTTGAAAAAGATGGTTTATAATAAAAAGAAAAAATATATAAAAAATAAGGAAAATTTTTATGGAAAATAATGAAAATCAATTAAATAATTCACAGTTTAGTAATATTCAAGTACAAAATACAGTAAATAATCAGCCTATTGAGCAAGGACAGAATTTGACCCAAGATGCAATGTCTGCTAACATAAATGTTCAGCCTGTAGTACAAAATTCAGTGCCTGCTAATATGCAAAACACTATTAATACTCAAAATTATAATACTCAGAATGCAGCACAGCAAGTTCTTAATGATATGAACAGTGTTTCAAGCAAGCAATTTACTCCTGAAGAGTTAGCAAAAATAAATGAAGTGTCAAATAATATTAATTTGAAGGATTCTGTTTCTATAATGTCTTATGGTTCAGCAGCACAAAATAAGATGGTACAATTTTCTGAAAATACTTTAAGCAATGTTATGAATAAAGATTTAGGAGAGGTAGGAGATGCCATTACTGATGTTATAACAGAGCTTAAAAGTTTTGATATAGAAAATGAAACTAAAGGAAAAGGTATATTCGGATTTTTTAAGAAAGCTACAAATAATCTTACTAAATTAAAAACTAAATATACTAATGTTGAAACGAATATAGACAACATAGTAAAAACATTGGAAGCACATCAAAGAAATTTATTAAAGGATATAAGTATTTTAGATCAAATGTATAATTATAATTTGGAATACTTAAAAGAATTAGAAATATATATAGAAGCAGGAAAACAAAAACTCAATCAATTAACAACTAATGAAATACCCGCTTTAGAAGCAAAGGCTATGGCAAGTAATTCTACTGAAGATGCACAAATGGCTAGAGATGTAAAAGATTTAGCTAATAGATTTGAAAAAAGAATACATGATTTAGAGCTTACAAAAACAATTTCTATACAAACAATACCGCAAATTCGTTTGGTACAGAATAATAATGTTATAATGACAGAAAAAATTCAATCTACAATAACAAATACAATACCTCTTTGGAAGAATCAAATGGTTTTGGCTATAGGGCTTCATCATTCTAATGAGGCTGCAAAAGCACAAAGAGCAGTTACTGATACTACAAATGAATTATTGAGAAAGAATGCTGAAATGCTTAAAACTTCAACAATAGAAACTGCTAAGGAAGCAGAGAGAGGAATAGTTGATATTGAAACTTTAAAACATACAAATCAGCAGTTAATATCAACTTTAGATGAAGTTATGAAAATACAGACAGAGGGCAGAGAGAAAAGAAAAGCAGCTGAAGCAGAATTAAGAAATATAGAAAATGAACTTAAAACAAAAATATTAAATATATCAAAAAATTAATATAAAAAAATGCTCATCTGTATATAAAAAATATAGATGAGCTTTTTTACCTATTTTTTAATAAATTTTAAAAATAAATATCGAAATTTTAAAAGTTAAACAAAATATGTTTTATTCTAATTCCCGCCATTTTAAGTTTATAATAGCAATTTCATTTATATTTAAAACATAAACTGTGCAAATTATAAATGTTTTAATCAAATAAAAAATCTATTTACATAATCTATCACAAATATAGCAAGCACTATAAAAGGCAGAATATATGAAACATAGAATCTAGCCCATTTAGGAAATTTGATTCCTTTGCCTGTATCAGCTTCTTTTATAAAGTTATCCCAACCCCAGCCGAAATTTCTAGTACAGAATATAAGTATTATTATACCGCCTAAAGGAAGAAAATTATTGCTCACCAAAAAATCAAGTCCATCAGCTATAGTGCTTCCATCTCCTAGAGGCTTAATAAATGAAAGTACATTAAATCCTAAAGCAGTAGGCAAACTCAATATAAATATAGTAATTGATACTATTATAGTAGTTTTTTTACGAGGCATTTTAGTTTCAGACATAGTAAATGCAATTAGGTTTTCAAATACCGCTATAATAGTTGTCAAAGCTGCCATAGATAGAAACAAGAAGAATAATGCCCCCCATAATCTTCCCAAAACCATAGAATTAAATATATTAGGTAAAGTTAAAAATACTAGTCCTGCACCTTCTCCGGGATTGATTCCAAAAGAGAAAGTTGTAGGAAATATAACAAGACCTGAAAGAAATGCTATTAAAGTATCAAGTCCCATAACCATAACGGATTCACCTGTTAAAGAATAGTCTTTATCAATATAGCTTCCGAATATAGTCATAGCACCTATTCCTAAACTCAAAGTAAAGAATGACTGTCCTATAGCAGCATAAGCTACAGAGAAGAATCCTTTTATACCTCCGCTGAACATTTTATTTGTATCAGGAAGTAAATAAAATTTCAATCCTTCTTTAGCATTTGGCAGAGTAATAGCTCTTATTATAAGCACAAAAAGAACAAGAAGAAGAAGAGTCATCATTACTTTTGTAACCTTTTCAACACCATTTTCAAGTCCTTTCATACATACAAAAGTTGCTATTATTACAGTTACAGTCATCCAAAATATCAAAGTAGAAGGTGATGCAAGAATGGAGTTAAAGAAGTCGCTTACTTGCTGCGGATTAAGTCCCTGAAGTTTTCCCATCGCCATAAAATAACAGTATGATAGACACCAGCCTGCTACAGTGGTATAAAACATCATAAGAAGCACACATCCGAATATTTGTATATATCCTACTATATGCCATTTATATCCTTTCTTTTGTAAAGCTTTGTAAGAACCGGCTAAATCTCTTTTGCCAGCCCTTCCTACCGAGAATTCCATTACAAGTATAGGAAGCCCCAATATTACAAGAGAGATTAAATAAAGAAGAACAAATAAAGCTCCGCCATATTTTCCCGTAATATAAGGAAATCTCCATACATTGCCAAGCCCTATAGCACATCCTGCTGAAACTAATAAAAATCCTAATCTGCTTGAAAGTTTTTCTCTATTATTGTCATACATATCTTTAACACCTGAATATATTTTATGATATGAAAAAATTAATTATTAGATATTATTAAATTATAAATATAATTAGTATATACATACATATCATTACTGTTTTCTATTACAATGAACTCTACTCTTCTATTTTTTTTTATGTCTCTGTATTCATTTAATAAATCCTGAAGACCATTATTAGTTAATTTAGAAGATTGACCATTTGTAATATCTAAATAAACATTATAAGACCTCTTATATGATAAATCATCTATGTTTTTTCTATTGTATAGAAACAAAATATCCTTTCTATCATACCCATTTGTAGGTTTTTTATCTTCATCTTTGCTGGCATGACCTTCTATAATAATATTCATTATATTTGTAAGAGCAGTTACATCACCAACATAATTTAAAGTTTTTAAATATTTTTCTATATTAACTTCATTGCTATTAAAATCAAAGAGTATATTATTTGGAACTACTAAAACCTTACCTCTTTCAGTCAATTTATATTTATAAGTAATTTTTTTGGGTTTTCTGTAGGTTGATATTACTATTGCTCCGTAAGCATTTATAGCTATTAATAATGCGGCAAAGAGTATATTTATTTTCTTTAACATATTTTAACTTTCCTTTTTACATGAAATTATTATACAATATATAAAAAAAATTTAAATATTTTTTTGTTATCAGATAAAAATGCAGAAATAAAAAATTATATATAATATAATATCTAGTTATATTTTAAAAATTAATTAAATATAAAAAAATCGCTGAATTTTTTACAATAAAATTGACAATAAGAAAAATAACATTATACTATATAAATAAGTAATGACTTAAAATTTATATGAATATTTTATTTTAGAGGAGAGTTTATTATGGCATCAAAAAAGATGGTTTACTTCTTTGGTAATGGTAAATCTGAAGGCGCTAAAGAAACGAAGGCTCTTTTAGGAGGAAAAGGTTTAGGACTTGCACAGATGACAGAAAGTAAAGTTCCTGTACCTGCTGGTTTTACAATTACTACAGAAGTTTGTGATTACTATTCAAAAAATAAGTCATATCCTAAAGGCTTAGAAAAACTAGTTGATGAAAATATTAAGAAACTAGAAAAGGCAATGGGTAT
This genomic window contains:
- a CDS encoding DNA adenine methylase; this encodes MNYIGSKLSLLDFLYESIMSVIDSNSNIFCDLFAGTGIVGRYFKSKNFSVIANDIQYYSYALNKHYIENSKYLNFDGLSEEIEKLKEYDINKKYVIVCEYLNNLGYKEGFIYNNYSLGGTKGKEFERIYFSDENAMKCDAVRMKIEEWFSNKKIKENEYYFLIASLLENIDKYANTASVYGAFLKEIKKTAGKTFNYYPAEFVMSNIDHKVYNEDANKLIENIKTDILYLDPPYNRRQYSDNYHILETIAKYDNPKIKGKTGLRDDRIKSLYCSRNDVYNAFEELVNKANTKYIFLSYNNEGLLSLEDIKKIMSYKGEYGLFKKEYSRFKADNKRYSSVSKTIEYLHYVIVK
- a CDS encoding 5-bromo-4-chloroindolyl phosphate hydrolysis family protein — translated: MARDEDDFIFQRLRQNIQRNFPREDDVNTYNTNNYNQNNYSNKDSYSNEDSLIILETQRNIDKITDFSQKIDDPELTPALKEMIGILKEMANYSKVNKEGEKKLEKINEYHLPTAIKMLNSYIDFCNFPVKNENIQKTAQEIEDVIIKLNEALKKMLVEMNQNKLIDINSDIDVLKNMLEKDGL
- a CDS encoding toxic anion resistance protein, whose protein sequence is MENNENQLNNSQFSNIQVQNTVNNQPIEQGQNLTQDAMSANINVQPVVQNSVPANMQNTINTQNYNTQNAAQQVLNDMNSVSSKQFTPEELAKINEVSNNINLKDSVSIMSYGSAAQNKMVQFSENTLSNVMNKDLGEVGDAITDVITELKSFDIENETKGKGIFGFFKKATNNLTKLKTKYTNVETNIDNIVKTLEAHQRNLLKDISILDQMYNYNLEYLKELEIYIEAGKQKLNQLTTNEIPALEAKAMASNSTEDAQMARDVKDLANRFEKRIHDLELTKTISIQTIPQIRLVQNNNVIMTEKIQSTITNTIPLWKNQMVLAIGLHHSNEAAKAQRAVTDTTNELLRKNAEMLKTSTIETAKEAERGIVDIETLKHTNQQLISTLDEVMKIQTEGREKRKAAEAELRNIENELKTKILNISKN
- a CDS encoding sodium-dependent transporter: MYDNNREKLSSRLGFLLVSAGCAIGLGNVWRFPYITGKYGGALFVLLYLISLVILGLPILVMEFSVGRAGKRDLAGSYKALQKKGYKWHIVGYIQIFGCVLLMMFYTTVAGWCLSYCYFMAMGKLQGLNPQQVSDFFNSILASPSTLIFWMTVTVIIATFVCMKGLENGVEKVTKVMMTLLLLVLFVLIIRAITLPNAKEGLKFYLLPDTNKMFSGGIKGFFSVAYAAIGQSFFTLSLGIGAMTIFGSYIDKDYSLTGESVMVMGLDTLIAFLSGLVIFPTTFSFGINPGEGAGLVFLTLPNIFNSMVLGRLWGALFFLFLSMAALTTIIAVFENLIAFTMSETKMPRKKTTIIVSITIFILSLPTALGFNVLSFIKPLGDGSTIADGLDFLVSNNFLPLGGIIILIFCTRNFGWGWDNFIKEADTGKGIKFPKWARFYVSYILPFIVLAIFVIDYVNRFFI